A stretch of Lactuca sativa cultivar Salinas chromosome 6, Lsat_Salinas_v11, whole genome shotgun sequence DNA encodes these proteins:
- the LOC128126915 gene encoding protodermal factor 1-like — MTTYQYHPSPSPPPTSITHHYHSPRPTTTHDHDHHPSLLSVTTTCIHYPPKSTPTTTATTQPPLATVSDLHHPSQPPAAPTHTYTHHLSLPPTTTHYPPPLPTAHQNHHPPPSLPPATTNHRHPSLHTTTTYHHNPSLPSTSTTPTRHPPKPPPTIITTTRHHRPTTTTHHHHLASTTYKNHHPYIV; from the exons ATGACCACCTATCAATACCACCCGTCACCATCACCCCCACCCACCTCTATCACCCATCACTACCACTCGCCACGACCAACAACCACCCATGACCacgaccaccacccatcactacttTCCGTCACCACCACCTGCATCCACTATCCACCAAAATCAACACCTACAACCACCGCCACCACCCAACCACCACTCGCCACCGTCTCCGACCTACACCACCCATCACAACCACCTGCCGCCCCCACCCACACCTACACCCATCATCTATCActgccaccaaccaccacccactaCCCACCACCCCTACCTACTgcccaccaaaaccaccacccaccaccatcactaCCACCCGCCACCACTAACCACCGCCACCCATCACTAcataccaccaccacctaccaccacaACCCATCGCTACCATCTACCTCCACCACCCCCACCCGCCAtccaccaaaaccaccacccaCTATTATTACTACCACTCGCCACCAccgacccaccaccaccacccatcaccaccatctCGCCTCCACTACATACAAAAACCACCACCC ATACATagtataa